The following proteins are encoded in a genomic region of Terriglobales bacterium:
- a CDS encoding DUF4190 domain-containing protein produces MCPQCGRRINAPQAPSSTGIPGAPLPGARTDGKAIASMVLGILSLLLCLNILTGIPAIILGHISRSNIRKSMGRLKGDGIALTGLILGYLNILFIPFILIIAAIAIHSLIRARTSANEASAVSMVRTLISAEAQYQTVYANTGYAPDIATLGPGPGGTCGSEADSTAEHACLITGLICTGDQWCTKTGYRFVIQADEQRPHQQYVISALPMVPDRTGRRGFCSTVDGVIRFEAIANRNTPYTAEECAALTPIE; encoded by the coding sequence ATGTGCCCGCAATGCGGGCGCCGGATCAATGCGCCCCAAGCTCCTTCATCTACAGGAATCCCGGGTGCTCCGCTGCCGGGAGCCCGAACCGACGGCAAGGCGATCGCGAGCATGGTTCTGGGCATTCTGTCTCTTCTGCTCTGCCTCAATATCCTCACGGGTATTCCTGCAATCATTCTCGGGCACATATCACGTTCGAATATCCGTAAGAGCATGGGGCGGCTGAAGGGCGACGGTATAGCGCTGACAGGCCTGATTCTGGGTTATCTCAACATTCTGTTCATTCCCTTCATTCTGATTATCGCCGCCATCGCCATTCACAGCCTGATCCGCGCACGCACTTCTGCCAATGAGGCCAGCGCAGTGAGCATGGTAAGAACGTTGATCTCAGCCGAAGCTCAGTACCAGACAGTCTATGCCAACACAGGGTACGCCCCGGATATTGCAACATTGGGTCCAGGTCCAGGCGGGACCTGCGGCAGCGAAGCCGACAGCACGGCCGAGCATGCCTGCTTGATTACGGGACTAATCTGCACGGGCGACCAATGGTGCACCAAAACTGGCTACCGCTTTGTGATTCAGGCAGACGAACAACGGCCTCATCAGCAATACGTCATCAGCGCGCTACCGATGGTGCCTGACAGGACGGGCAGAAGAGGTTTTTGTTCCACGGTTGACGGTGTAATTCGATTCGAAGCCATCGCCAACCGAAATACACCATATACAGCGGAGGAGTGTGCAGCGCTCACGCCGATTGAATAA
- a CDS encoding saccharopine dehydrogenase C-terminal domain-containing protein — translation MKLLVIGAGMMGSAAAYDMARSPLVETVTLADCDLKRAQRQATRLNKLADGKKIRPAKIDAASHSAAAKLMRGHNAVLSAVPYFYNLGLCKAAIEAKCHFADLGGNNVVVRQEYALGRQAHKRGVAIAPDCGLSPGMASILGGELMRQIGGQADALKIYVGGLPKDPQPPFHYQLLFSVEGLINEYVEPALVLRGGKIAKIEPLTEPEDFHIAGFDKLTAFHTSGGTSTLPETFAGSVGECFEKTLRTPSHYAMVRSLYDLGFFSNSKMKIGKNELAPRELTAKLFVEKFTSDAPDICIMRVEAHRNGSVASYSLVDYYDPAAQMTAMMRTTAWPASIVVMMMASGEITKRGGIKQETDVPAQKFLQEMAKRGIRIEHQIG, via the coding sequence ATGAAACTTCTTGTCATCGGTGCAGGCATGATGGGTTCGGCGGCGGCCTATGATATGGCGCGTTCGCCACTGGTTGAGACGGTCACACTGGCTGATTGCGATCTCAAACGCGCGCAACGCCAAGCCACGCGGCTGAACAAACTGGCCGATGGTAAAAAGATTCGCCCCGCCAAGATTGATGCCGCCAGCCACTCTGCTGCTGCGAAACTCATGCGTGGCCACAATGCTGTGCTTTCGGCAGTTCCCTATTTTTATAATCTTGGACTCTGCAAAGCCGCCATCGAAGCTAAGTGCCACTTCGCAGACCTTGGCGGCAACAATGTTGTTGTCCGCCAGGAATACGCGCTCGGGCGTCAGGCGCACAAGCGGGGTGTGGCCATTGCTCCTGACTGCGGACTTTCACCCGGCATGGCTTCTATCCTGGGCGGAGAGCTGATGCGCCAGATCGGAGGCCAAGCCGATGCGCTCAAAATCTATGTCGGTGGATTGCCCAAAGATCCTCAACCGCCTTTTCATTACCAACTGCTTTTCTCGGTCGAAGGATTGATCAACGAATACGTGGAGCCCGCCCTGGTGCTTCGTGGTGGCAAGATCGCAAAAATCGAGCCACTGACCGAGCCGGAAGATTTTCATATTGCAGGCTTTGACAAACTCACCGCCTTCCACACTTCCGGGGGAACATCAACCTTGCCCGAAACCTTTGCCGGAAGCGTGGGTGAGTGCTTTGAGAAAACTCTACGCACCCCCTCACACTACGCCATGGTTCGCTCGCTCTATGATCTGGGATTTTTCTCGAACAGCAAGATGAAAATCGGCAAGAACGAGCTCGCTCCCCGTGAACTGACGGCCAAACTCTTTGTAGAGAAATTTACCAGCGACGCGCCTGACATCTGCATCATGCGCGTGGAAGCACACCGCAACGGGAGCGTGGCTTCCTACAGCCTGGTGGATTATTACGATCCCGCCGCCCAAATGACCGCCATGATGCGCACCACCGCCTGGCCGGCCTCGATCGTAGTAATGATGATGGCATCAGGCGAAATCACCAAACGTGGCGGCATCAAGCAGGAAACCGACGTGCCCGCGCAGAAGTTCTTGCAGGAAATGGCAAAACGAGGAATCAGAATTGAACACCAGATTGGCTAG
- a CDS encoding HAD-IA family hydrolase, which yields MIKFNRPIPREKLKLLIFDLDGTLVDSRLDLANSINAMLRNFDRPELPLETIAGYVGDGAPTLVRRALGDPSDQAFLSSALEYFLLYYREHKLDHTLVYDGILPALQQISAYKNGTPRRLAVLSNKPVNPSRQIVKALGLGDFFFQVYGGNSFSTKKPDPLGVNTLRNESGCAPEETILIGDSDIDVLTARNAGIWSCGVTYGFAPHSFLPTPPDVLLDSPVELIELLHGASGPNGPSNPTSTPGPTAAST from the coding sequence GTGATCAAATTCAACCGCCCCATCCCGCGGGAAAAGCTCAAGCTTCTGATCTTCGATCTTGACGGCACTCTGGTGGATTCGCGCCTCGACCTGGCCAATTCCATCAATGCCATGCTGCGGAACTTTGACCGGCCTGAGCTGCCGCTCGAGACCATCGCCGGCTATGTCGGGGATGGCGCTCCTACGCTTGTGCGCCGGGCTTTGGGCGATCCCAGCGATCAGGCGTTCCTGAGCAGCGCCCTGGAATATTTCCTGCTCTACTACCGCGAGCACAAGCTGGATCATACCCTGGTCTATGACGGAATTCTGCCCGCCTTGCAGCAAATTTCCGCATACAAGAACGGCACGCCCCGCCGGCTCGCCGTACTCAGCAACAAGCCGGTGAATCCTTCACGGCAGATCGTGAAAGCGCTTGGTCTGGGTGATTTTTTCTTTCAAGTGTATGGCGGCAATAGTTTCTCCACAAAAAAACCCGACCCGCTGGGCGTAAACACCTTGCGAAACGAAAGCGGCTGCGCGCCCGAAGAGACCATCCTCATTGGCGACTCTGATATTGACGTGCTTACGGCCCGCAACGCCGGCATCTGGAGCTGCGGCGTGACTTATGGATTTGCGCCTCATTCATTTCTGCCAACTCCGCCAGATGTTCTGCTCGACTCTCCGGTTGAGCTGATTGAACTCTTGCACGGGGCTTCCGGTCCAAACGGCCCTTCCAATCCAACTTCAACCCCAGGCCCAACGGCGGCATCAACATAG
- a CDS encoding Clp protease N-terminal domain-containing protein: MYPILIVVVMVASLWIFTHLTRKKIPPLKTPVFPRYTPSARRVIFFARWHAQQLGASAICPEHLLLGLIFDQNTPVRSFLSLDWDSWFEGEIKRDAEVRPALPKDTDLPLDNASKRILAYTTMEADALSNKHIGTEHLLLGILREKSAAAELLAKKGISLEKVRTVFKEWTPDEFSLQ, translated from the coding sequence ATGTACCCCATTTTGATAGTCGTCGTGATGGTAGCCTCGCTCTGGATATTTACGCATTTGACACGCAAAAAGATTCCGCCTTTAAAAACTCCGGTTTTTCCGAGATATACCCCGAGCGCCCGTCGCGTGATTTTCTTCGCCCGTTGGCATGCTCAGCAACTCGGAGCATCGGCGATATGCCCAGAGCATCTGTTACTGGGTCTAATCTTTGACCAAAATACTCCCGTGCGCTCATTTCTCTCGCTCGATTGGGATTCTTGGTTCGAAGGTGAAATAAAACGAGATGCAGAGGTTCGCCCAGCCTTGCCCAAAGACACCGATCTTCCTCTCGATAATGCCAGTAAACGAATACTCGCTTATACAACGATGGAAGCCGATGCTCTGTCGAACAAACATATTGGGACAGAGCATTTGCTTCTTGGCATTCTCCGGGAGAAATCGGCCGCTGCCGAACTGCTCGCGAAAAAAGGAATATCCCTGGAAAAAGTCAGGACAGTTTTCAAAGAGTGGACTCCTGACGAATTTTCATTGCAGTGA
- a CDS encoding hydantoinase/oxoprolinase family protein, whose product MSCRYPMPRSAGASSGVPQTRQITAEQSPQISGSVTSHAHVGQYSGTGSDADDMMRWGNCSIKLWGMFFALACFLKWKTRVEIGGNLKMSTEQGGFDLESCILLKEPSVTRRPPSQSLRIAIDTGGTFTDCVWLEQGRLRLRKVFSTPADPSLAIAQAVWKIAGERDFVLLHGTTVGTNALLERKGARVALVTTKGFTDIIEIGRQARPKLYDFFFDAIQPLVPSDLRFGVAERTDCTAKIQQAPDAGALKELARNIGKSKVEAIAISLLFSFANPANEQAIATALEPLGLPLSLSHKILPEFREYERASTVVMNAYLQPVMQRYLQLIRQRLASDKSASEAGASKTKIFVMQSSGGITALESAAREPVRTVLSGPAGGVMGAASMARRSGFERIIAFDMGGTSTDVSLVDGEARPATEGTVAGLPVRVPMLDIHTVGAGGGSLARFDSAGALRVGPESAGADPGPICYGRGELPTVTDANLLLGRLRPEQFLGGDFSLDLERTRKITAAWLGQQHQRLTLQAFAQGVIRVVNANMEKAIRLVSIERGYDTREFILVAFGGAGGLHACELAASLGIPRVLVPPLPGALSAFGILASDVVKDYSRTVLWNVVRPESSSELKRQLRAEFDQLEATAKRDFQTEGWKKAIQLKRSADLRYRGQGYELNVPVHDLNIAPLVKAFHGEHQRRYGYAHPEREVEIVTLRLRGVQPAQFSDFKIQEREAGKAAEKKGVLQRASLKKNRVYRGPAIVTEYSATTYVPSGMKFHVDSVGALVIEVNSPQRRS is encoded by the coding sequence ATGAGTTGTCGTTATCCCATGCCCAGGTCGGCAGGCGCTTCCAGCGGTGTGCCGCAGACCCGGCAGATTACAGCGGAACAGTCGCCGCAGATCAGCGGATCGGTGACTTCGCACGCACACGTGGGACAGTACAGCGGAACCGGTTCAGATGCTGATGACATGATGCGATGGGGAAACTGTAGCATAAAACTATGGGGAATGTTTTTCGCGCTGGCCTGCTTTTTGAAGTGGAAAACCAGGGTGGAAATTGGAGGAAATTTGAAGATGTCAACGGAGCAAGGTGGCTTTGATTTAGAATCCTGCATTCTGCTCAAGGAACCATCTGTGACTCGACGGCCACCATCGCAATCGCTGCGAATTGCCATAGATACCGGCGGGACCTTTACCGATTGCGTCTGGCTGGAGCAGGGCCGTCTGCGCTTACGCAAAGTATTCTCCACGCCGGCAGATCCTTCACTGGCCATTGCACAGGCGGTGTGGAAGATTGCCGGTGAGCGAGATTTTGTTCTGCTGCATGGCACCACCGTGGGGACCAATGCTTTGCTCGAGCGCAAGGGCGCGCGGGTGGCCCTGGTTACGACCAAGGGATTTACCGACATCATTGAAATCGGCCGCCAGGCGCGTCCTAAGCTTTATGATTTCTTTTTTGATGCGATTCAGCCCCTGGTCCCATCGGACTTGCGTTTTGGCGTGGCGGAGCGGACAGATTGCACGGCGAAAATCCAGCAAGCCCCTGATGCCGGCGCGCTGAAGGAGCTTGCACGCAACATCGGGAAGAGCAAAGTTGAAGCCATAGCCATCTCGCTGTTGTTTTCATTTGCCAATCCAGCCAATGAGCAGGCCATCGCCACGGCACTTGAACCCCTGGGCCTGCCGCTGTCACTTTCCCATAAAATTCTGCCCGAATTCCGCGAGTATGAACGCGCCAGCACGGTGGTGATGAACGCTTATTTGCAACCGGTCATGCAGCGCTATCTGCAACTTATAAGACAAAGACTGGCGAGTGACAAAAGTGCGAGCGAAGCTGGGGCCAGCAAAACGAAAATTTTTGTGATGCAGTCGAGCGGAGGCATCACGGCGCTGGAGTCGGCGGCGCGGGAGCCGGTGCGTACGGTGCTCTCCGGACCAGCCGGAGGCGTGATGGGAGCGGCCTCCATGGCGCGGCGCAGCGGCTTTGAGCGGATTATCGCGTTTGATATGGGCGGCACTTCGACCGATGTTTCTCTAGTAGACGGCGAGGCGCGACCGGCAACGGAAGGCACGGTTGCCGGACTTCCGGTGCGGGTTCCCATGCTGGATATTCATACCGTAGGCGCAGGCGGAGGTTCGCTGGCGCGCTTTGATTCTGCCGGAGCGCTGCGGGTGGGGCCGGAGTCGGCTGGGGCCGATCCTGGGCCGATCTGCTACGGACGCGGCGAGTTGCCTACGGTCACCGACGCCAATCTTCTTTTGGGAAGATTGCGTCCCGAGCAGTTTCTTGGCGGAGATTTCTCACTCGACCTCGAGCGCACGCGGAAAATTACAGCCGCATGGCTCGGTCAGCAGCATCAACGGCTCACGCTGCAAGCTTTTGCTCAGGGCGTGATTCGAGTCGTGAATGCAAACATGGAGAAGGCGATCCGGCTGGTCTCGATTGAGCGCGGCTATGATACCCGCGAATTTATCCTGGTTGCATTCGGCGGCGCAGGAGGGTTGCACGCGTGCGAACTCGCGGCTTCTCTGGGTATTCCGCGCGTGCTGGTGCCGCCCCTTCCGGGTGCGCTTTCCGCTTTTGGGATTCTGGCCAGCGACGTGGTAAAAGACTACTCCCGCACCGTGTTGTGGAATGTTGTGCGGCCCGAGAGCTCATCTGAACTGAAGAGGCAGTTGCGCGCCGAGTTCGATCAACTGGAAGCGACGGCCAAGCGGGATTTTCAGACTGAGGGATGGAAAAAAGCAATTCAGCTCAAGCGCAGCGCCGACCTTCGCTACAGAGGCCAGGGGTATGAGTTAAACGTGCCGGTGCATGATTTAAACATCGCTCCGTTAGTTAAGGCCTTCCACGGTGAGCATCAGCGACGCTATGGTTATGCTCATCCAGAAAGAGAAGTTGAAATCGTTACGCTGCGCCTGCGGGGCGTGCAACCTGCACAGTTCAGCGATTTCAAAATCCAGGAACGGGAAGCGGGTAAGGCCGCAGAGAAGAAAGGTGTGCTGCAGCGGGCATCTCTGAAGAAAAACCGTGTCTATCGCGGGCCTGCGATCGTAACCGAATACAGCGCCACAACTTATGTACCTTCAGGCATGAAGTTTCATGTGGATTCGGTAGGGGCGCTGGTGATTGAAGTTAACTCACCACAGAGGCGAAGTTAA
- a CDS encoding alpha/beta fold hydrolase, with amino-acid sequence MAIGLSLLYIGLCGVLWFDQAHFIFFPSGATYLTPAPFRVPFQDAWVPVPFSTQENLASSGNSSPGKLHGWWLPNSSSNRVLLYLHGNGGNIASNLEHAVRLRNFGASVLIIDYRGYGRSTGPFPSEARVYEDAEAAWQYLVNQQKIKPEQIIIYGHSLGGAIAIDLASHHPEAGGLIAESTFTSIEDMSRRQHVYAFFPIHLLLTQKFDSLSKVPSIKIPILFIHGTSDELAPFHMSEQLYQVATGPKQLVLIEGAGHEDCAIVGGDKYKNAVEAFLKLRK; translated from the coding sequence TTGGCAATCGGTCTTTCGCTTCTCTACATAGGCCTTTGCGGCGTCTTGTGGTTTGATCAGGCACACTTCATATTCTTCCCCAGCGGCGCTACCTACCTCACTCCCGCACCGTTCCGGGTCCCCTTTCAGGATGCCTGGGTCCCAGTTCCCTTCTCGACGCAGGAAAATTTGGCTTCTTCGGGAAATTCGTCACCCGGAAAGCTGCACGGCTGGTGGCTGCCCAATTCTTCTTCCAACCGTGTGCTGCTCTACCTGCATGGTAATGGTGGCAATATCGCCAGCAACCTTGAACATGCGGTGCGTCTGCGCAACTTTGGGGCATCGGTCCTTATTATTGATTACCGCGGTTACGGCCGCAGCACCGGTCCCTTCCCTTCCGAAGCCAGGGTCTACGAGGATGCCGAAGCCGCATGGCAATACCTTGTGAACCAGCAAAAAATCAAGCCCGAGCAGATCATCATCTACGGCCATTCCCTCGGAGGCGCAATTGCCATTGATCTGGCCTCGCACCATCCCGAAGCTGGCGGCCTGATCGCGGAGAGCACGTTCACCTCGATTGAAGACATGTCTCGGCGCCAGCATGTGTATGCCTTCTTTCCCATCCATTTACTCCTGACACAGAAATTCGATTCACTCTCGAAAGTGCCTTCTATTAAAATTCCCATCCTGTTCATTCATGGCACCAGCGATGAGCTCGCCCCTTTCCACATGAGCGAACAGCTCTACCAGGTGGCAACAGGTCCGAAACAACTGGTGTTGATCGAGGGCGCAGGTCACGAGGATTGCGCCATCGTCGGCGGGGACAAATATAAGAATGCGGTCGAGGCTTTTCTCAAGTTGAGAAAATGA
- a CDS encoding dehydrogenase E1 component subunit alpha/beta: MATTKAEPKSSAATQIAEAPSSKAEKTYHGLTRKQIVEIYRLMFLSRRIDDREIMLKRQQKIYFQISGAGHEALLVAAGMAMKSGYDWFYPYYRDRALVLTLGMTPYELLLDAVGAGEGPSGGRQMPSHWGAVKLNIVSQSSPTGTQLLQAVGCAEAGRYFSRHPESAKKHDGDYRAFKDVKFYGDEVTYVSCGEGATSQGEFWEALNTASNQKLPVLFLVEDNEYAISVPVEVQTPGGSISHLIAGFPNFHLAQCDGTDPVVSYSVLTKAVEHCRSGKGPALVHGKVIRPYSHSLSDDERLYRPEAERQKDAQRDPITRMQMFLIRENILDENSINKLEKQVDEEIQEATDRALAATLPASGSWKNFIYSPYIDPASSSFATEPVREGPEKTMADLINLCLRDELRRDPRVVVFGEDVADCSREEYLKQKQVKGKGGVFKLTAGLQREFGSERVFNSPLAEANIVGRAIGMATRGLKPVAEIQFFDYIWPAMHQLRNELPVIRWRSNNNFSCPIVLRVAIGGYLTGGAIYHSQSGESIFTHIPGLRVCFPSNALDANGLLRTAIRCDDPVLFLEHKRLYREPFGRAPYPGPDFMVPFGRARIWKEGRDLSLITYGAVVPRALQAAQRLEREQGVSVEIVDLRTLSPYDWEAIVRTVRKTSKVIVAHEDMLSFGYGAEIAARIADELFDDLDAPVRRVAAHDSFVAYQPALEDEILPQAEDLYKAMEELAKY, from the coding sequence ATGGCCACTACGAAGGCAGAGCCGAAATCCTCAGCGGCGACCCAAATTGCGGAGGCCCCCTCCAGCAAAGCAGAAAAAACCTATCACGGACTTACCCGCAAACAGATCGTCGAGATCTATCGCTTGATGTTTCTCTCCCGCCGCATAGACGACCGGGAGATCATGCTCAAGCGCCAACAGAAAATTTACTTTCAAATCTCGGGCGCCGGGCACGAGGCGCTGCTGGTGGCCGCGGGCATGGCGATGAAAAGCGGCTATGACTGGTTCTATCCTTATTACCGCGACCGCGCCCTGGTGCTCACGCTGGGCATGACGCCTTACGAATTGCTGCTGGATGCCGTAGGAGCGGGCGAAGGTCCATCGGGTGGACGGCAGATGCCATCGCATTGGGGGGCAGTGAAGCTCAACATCGTGAGCCAGTCTTCACCCACGGGTACACAGCTTTTGCAGGCAGTAGGATGCGCCGAGGCAGGACGTTATTTTTCCCGGCATCCGGAATCCGCCAAAAAACATGATGGCGATTACCGCGCTTTCAAAGACGTGAAATTCTACGGAGACGAGGTGACCTATGTCTCCTGCGGAGAGGGCGCAACCAGTCAAGGTGAATTCTGGGAGGCATTAAACACTGCTTCCAACCAGAAATTGCCCGTGCTCTTTCTGGTCGAAGACAACGAGTATGCCATCTCGGTCCCGGTCGAGGTGCAAACTCCGGGAGGCAGCATCTCGCATCTCATCGCGGGATTTCCCAACTTTCATCTGGCGCAGTGTGATGGCACCGACCCAGTGGTGAGTTATTCGGTCCTCACGAAGGCAGTCGAGCATTGCCGTTCGGGAAAAGGCCCGGCGCTGGTGCATGGGAAGGTGATTCGTCCATATTCGCATTCGCTCTCCGATGATGAGAGGTTATACCGGCCCGAAGCAGAGCGGCAGAAAGATGCGCAGCGCGACCCCATTACGCGCATGCAGATGTTCCTGATCCGGGAAAATATTCTGGATGAAAACAGCATCAACAAGCTGGAAAAACAAGTCGACGAGGAGATTCAAGAGGCCACCGACCGCGCCCTGGCGGCAACACTGCCGGCCAGCGGCTCATGGAAGAATTTTATCTATTCGCCATATATTGATCCGGCTTCTTCTTCTTTTGCCACCGAACCCGTGCGCGAGGGTCCGGAAAAAACCATGGCCGATCTCATTAACCTTTGCCTGCGCGATGAGTTGCGGCGCGATCCGCGGGTCGTGGTTTTTGGAGAAGATGTTGCCGATTGCAGCCGCGAAGAATATCTGAAGCAAAAACAGGTGAAGGGCAAGGGAGGCGTCTTCAAGCTTACTGCCGGCCTGCAGCGCGAGTTTGGCTCCGAGCGGGTCTTCAACTCGCCTCTGGCTGAGGCCAACATCGTTGGCCGCGCCATCGGCATGGCTACGCGCGGACTTAAGCCCGTGGCCGAGATACAGTTCTTTGATTACATCTGGCCTGCGATGCACCAGCTTCGCAATGAGCTTCCCGTAATCCGCTGGCGCTCGAACAATAATTTTTCCTGCCCCATTGTGTTACGCGTGGCCATTGGCGGTTATTTGACCGGGGGCGCGATCTATCATTCGCAGAGCGGTGAGAGCATCTTCACCCATATCCCAGGATTGCGGGTCTGCTTTCCCTCGAATGCGCTTGATGCGAACGGGCTTCTGCGCACGGCCATTCGCTGTGACGATCCGGTGCTGTTCCTGGAACACAAGCGGCTCTACCGCGAACCCTTCGGACGCGCACCGTATCCCGGGCCGGATTTCATGGTCCCCTTCGGACGAGCGCGCATCTGGAAAGAAGGCCGCGACCTCAGCCTTATTACCTACGGCGCGGTTGTGCCGCGCGCGCTGCAAGCGGCACAGCGCCTGGAACGCGAGCAGGGTGTGAGCGTCGAGATCGTTGATTTGCGCACGCTCTCCCCGTATGACTGGGAGGCGATTGTCAGAACGGTGCGCAAGACCAGCAAAGTGATCGTGGCTCACGAAGATATGCTCAGCTTCGGCTACGGCGCGGAGATTGCCGCACGCATTGCCGATGAGCTCTTCGACGACCTGGATGCGCCCGTCCGGCGTGTGGCCGCCCACGATAGCTTCGTTGCCTATCAACCGGCGCTGGAAGATGAAATCCTGCCCCAGGCGGAGGATCTCTACAAGGCGATGGAAGAGCTGGCGAAGTATTGA
- a CDS encoding YcxB family protein yields the protein MAIKIEYRYDSGDVDEALHAVRSRAWKKARVRFLFITALLFLCFAVFLWLDPLNPALFLLLGIFLGMMAVTLAAWLRAKRMSKGIWKAYPVMQYKFTAEIEPECIKTTCDIASSVRRWESFTGYFESANLFHIQEGSRVLWIPKRAFAGEAEVNQMRELLRSKLSQTPA from the coding sequence ATGGCCATCAAAATCGAGTATCGCTACGACTCGGGCGACGTTGATGAGGCCCTTCACGCGGTGCGTTCGCGTGCGTGGAAGAAAGCGCGGGTCAGGTTTCTTTTCATAACAGCGCTGCTTTTTCTCTGTTTTGCCGTTTTTCTTTGGCTGGATCCGCTCAATCCTGCACTGTTTCTGCTCCTTGGAATTTTCCTTGGAATGATGGCGGTTACGCTTGCGGCCTGGCTTCGGGCGAAGAGGATGAGCAAAGGGATCTGGAAGGCCTATCCTGTTATGCAATACAAGTTCACGGCTGAAATTGAGCCTGAATGCATTAAGACCACCTGCGATATCGCTTCGAGTGTGCGGCGGTGGGAGAGTTTTACCGGATACTTCGAGAGCGCCAACCTGTTCCACATTCAGGAAGGCTCACGCGTGCTTTGGATTCCCAAACGGGCTTTTGCCGGCGAAGCTGAAGTCAATCAGATGAGAGAATTGTTGCGGTCGAAGCTGAGTCAGACACCGGCATAG
- a CDS encoding phage holin family protein, with amino-acid sequence MRWLLHWLFSAVSLLVVAHFVPGFYVKGFLYALLAAAIIGLVNATLGLFLKIITFPITIITFGLFLIVINACMLKFASFFTPGFVVQDWWAALWGSVILSVLHFIFRLLTRKEKKDSD; translated from the coding sequence ATGCGATGGCTTTTGCATTGGTTATTCAGCGCCGTCAGTTTGCTGGTCGTGGCGCATTTTGTCCCGGGATTTTACGTAAAAGGTTTTCTTTATGCGCTGCTCGCCGCTGCCATCATCGGGCTGGTGAACGCAACCCTAGGATTATTTCTCAAAATCATAACCTTCCCGATTACTATCATCACGTTTGGCCTGTTCCTGATCGTGATTAACGCGTGCATGCTGAAGTTTGCCAGCTTCTTTACACCGGGTTTCGTGGTGCAAGACTGGTGGGCGGCGTTGTGGGGAAGCGTGATCTTGAGCGTATTGCATTTTATCTTCCGCCTGCTTACGCGCAAGGAAAAAAAGGACAGTGATTGA
- a CDS encoding cysteine hydrolase family protein translates to MQTSRTALILVDVQKGFDDPVWGKRNNPDAEKQIARLLAAFRERGASVFHFQHLSTNPNSPLHPDRNGCALKAEIQPLPGEPVLTKRVNSCFMGTPLEEELRKLEIESLVVCGLTTDHCVSSTVRMGANLGFRVYVASDATATFDRIGPDGRRHSAELVHDIALASLNEEFAIVSTSDLLIQKLFTEPA, encoded by the coding sequence ATGCAAACTTCCCGAACAGCGCTGATTCTCGTGGATGTACAAAAGGGTTTCGATGATCCAGTTTGGGGCAAGCGCAACAATCCTGATGCTGAAAAACAGATTGCGCGATTGCTGGCTGCCTTCCGCGAACGCGGAGCGTCGGTTTTCCACTTCCAGCATCTTTCCACGAACCCTAACTCTCCCCTGCATCCTGATCGCAACGGTTGCGCCTTGAAAGCGGAGATCCAGCCTCTTCCCGGCGAGCCAGTATTGACGAAAAGGGTAAACAGTTGTTTTATGGGAACACCGCTGGAAGAAGAGCTGCGCAAGCTGGAGATTGAATCACTGGTGGTTTGCGGCCTGACCACCGATCACTGCGTCTCCTCCACCGTGCGTATGGGCGCGAACCTCGGCTTCAGAGTGTACGTCGCCTCGGATGCAACCGCGACTTTTGACCGCATCGGACCCGACGGACGCCGTCACTCAGCCGAATTGGTGCATGACATCGCTCTTGCCAGCCTGAATGAGGAGTTTGCCATTGTGAGCACGTCGGACCTGCTGATTCAAAAACTATTTACGGAGCCTGCCTAG